In Salvelinus alpinus chromosome 20, SLU_Salpinus.1, whole genome shotgun sequence, a genomic segment contains:
- the LOC139546380 gene encoding filamin A-interacting protein 1-like isoform X2 has protein sequence MSLNLSLPLSLTLSPSQVRSHSNISNMAARNGYGSQNSVAHLDPLKGTVLRDSMGGERGTDLSRDDLVFLLSIMEGELQARDEVITVLKAEKMDLALLEAQYGFVSTGEVLRALQRDSLQDQASEAQQQDVYEKPMAELDRLVETGNQSYRWMLEQLLQVERSHSCALCRLEEQDQQHRAFMQRSDDLTCLLEQDRERLKLLLIQEKDYRERKEEKSEKEVSALKEELTKLKSFALLVIDEQQRLSGQLSQQRKRVQELTDIDDHTQQELNSTHSRAKEQELKVIRLEAELREQASHFHLNQEAMMAKLANEDAQNRQLRQRLAALSRQLDELEGTRSALKRAEEELQELRDRLSHRGEGCPTTPGLLSEVEQLRRRVVEMEGNDEELIRMGDQCRDLDRKLGRESSQSRSLKAEVDKLNDRISDLDRLEEALGKSRQECSALKGSLEKERASTKQLSGELYTLKVRVRELEVIEGQLERSEGALRLDFAKLRTLTVVLVEERKKMAERVRQTEEKLQEKKDGKLQAERDSVSTATEKLIEESRKALRSKAKLEERIQRVAKDRDELRVRLRAEEDRSGDLQSKVSTMKKRIQVLEVKGGEFCREVKIPLLDNTNHCYQQEENKVKELTQEVDRLSRRLMQNGVVEGELMKAEEDFDSLEMRWFKEQERARALAVELEESRKEVSKYQLAEKKEKNQEHLLLRRLQEEQVKSVLLKREVEALKEKVQWLMGTEESICQVQMDSSTLQKRLTQQEVRNRELAKEMEGLTHELDRYRRVSKSLRPGIAGRRFSDLHLCTKEVQTEPADTLPPDYRSLTPLELSGKLYEESDGEDPNQNEDLDLKCNSPQLTSIESLNHQNSNVRPFSKLSPNGKDNPHTINSKLLKGNFVQKGDVTLAHTPGQPLHIKVTPDHGHNTATLEISSPTADNATSYTSTAVIPTSGVPPKQRITIIPNAAISPVARTKSSLPPEGFGSPERALSPLTMTPITVNSPDSSRSVSPDYTVSPIQMVTVSTGSLESSEVIGQAMFRVSPERRNGWQIQRSNSTGPSVITTEDNKIHIHLGSPYIQSINGITQSQSGGPYHTPGQEPRTPVLTNGCHIKGGSKITSSITITPANTPVARPSYITVSCPYD, from the exons ATGTCCCTAAatctctcactacctctctcacttactctctctccctcccaggtgCGTTCCCATAGCAACATCTCTAACATGGCTGCCCGGAACGGCTATGGTTCACAGAACTCCGTGGCCCACCTAGACCCCCTCAAGGGCACTGTCCTGAGGGACAgcatgggaggagagagggggacagacctGTCCAGGGATGACCTCGTGTTCCTCCTCAGTATAATGGAGGGAGAGCTGCAG GCAAGAGATGAGGTGATCACGGTCCTGAAAGCAGAGAAAATGGATCTGGCTCTGCTGGAGGCCCAGTATGGCTTTGTCTCCACAGGAGAGGTGCTTCGAGCCCTGCAGAGAGACTCACTCCAGGACCAGGCTTCTGAGGCCCAACAGCAGGATGTCTATGAGAAACCCATGGCTGAG CTGGACCGGTTGGTGGAGACGGGGAACCAGAGCTACAGGTGGATGCTCGAGCAGCTGCTGCAGGTGGAGCGTTCCCACAGTTGCGCCCTCTGCAGGCTGGAGGAGCAGGACCAGCAGCACCGCGCCTTCATGCAGCGCAGCGACGACCTCACCTGTCTACTGGAGCAGGACCGTGAGAG GCTGAAGCTGCTGCTCATCCAGGAGAAAGACTACAGGGAAAGAAAGGAGgaaaagagcgagaaagaggtcTCTGCTTTAAAGGAAGAGCTGACTAAACTCAAGTCTTTTGCATTGTTGGTCATTGACGAGCAGCAACGCCTTTCAGGTCAGCTTTCACAGCAGAGAAAACGTGTCCAGGAACTGACGGACATTGACGACCACACCCAACAGGAGCTAAACTCCACCCATTCCAGGGCAAAGGAGCAGGAGCTTAAAGTAATTCGCTTGGAAGCAGAGTTACGCGAACAAGCTTCCCACTTCCACCTCAACCAGGAAGCCATGATGGCCAAACTGGCCAATGAGGATGCACAGAACCGACAGCTGCGTCAGCGGTTGGCCGCCCTCAGCCGACAGCTGGATGAGCTGGAGGGGACCAGGAGCGCCCTCAAGAGGGCAGAGGAGGAGCTGCAGGAGCTGAGGGACAGGCTAAGCCATAGGGGAGAAGGGTGCCCAACAACCCCTGGCTTGCTCTCAGAAGTGGAACAGCTaaggaggagagtggtggagatGGAAGGAAACGACGAGGAGCTGATCCGCATGGGAGACCAATGCCGGGACCTAGACCGCAAACTGGGGAGGGAGTCCAGTCAGAGCCGAAGCCTGAAGGCCGAGGTGGACAAGCTGAATGATCGGATCAGTGACCTGGACAGACTGGAGGAGGCTCTGGGAAAAAGCAGGCAGGAGTGCAGTGCTCTGAAGGGAagcctggagaaggagagggccAGCACCAAGCAGCTGTCTGGAGAGCTGTATACCCTCAAGGTGCGGGTGAGGGAACTGGAAGTCATCGAGGGCCAGCTGGAAAGATCAGAGGGGGCGTTAAGACTGGACTTTGCCAAGTTGAGAACACTCACAGTGGTGCTGGTTGAAGAGAGGAAGAAGATGGCCGAGAGAGTCAGGCAAACAGAAGAGAAACTCCAGGAGAAGAAGGATGGGAAACTGCAGGCTGAGCGTGACAGCGTGTCGACAGCCACAGAGAAACTCATTGAGGAGAGCCGCAAGGCACTGAGGTCTAAAGCAAAGCTAGAGGAGAGGATTCAGAGAGTGGCGAAAGACCGGGACGAGCTGCGGGTGAGGCTGAGGGCAGAGGAGGATAGGAGCGGGGATCTGCAGAGCAAAGTTAGCACCATGAAAAAGAGGATTCAGGTCCTGGAGGTCAAAGGGGGGGAGTTCTGTCGAGAAGTCAAGATCCCCCTGCTGGACAACACTAACCACTGCTACCAACAAGAAGAGAATAAAGTCAAAGAACTCACCCAGGAGGTAGACAGACTGAGCAGGAGACTCATGCAGAATGGAGTGGTGGAGGGTGAGCTGATGAAGGCCGAGGAGGACTTTGATTCCCTGGAGATGAGGTGGTTCAAGGAGCAGGAGAGAGCCAGGGCCCTGGCAGTGGAGCTGGAGGAGTCCAGGAAGGAGGTCTCTAAGTACCAGCTGGCAGAGAAGAAGGAGAAAAACCAGGAGCACCTCCTCCTCAGGCGACTTCAGGAGGAGCAGGTCAAGTCTGTCCTCCTCAAAAGGGAGGTGGAGGCTCTCAAGGAGAAGGTCCAGTGGCTAATGGGGACGGAAGAGTCCATCTGTCAAGTGCAAATGGACAGCTCTACCCTGCAGAAGAGGCTGACCCAGCAAGAGGTCAGGAACAGGGAGCTGGCCaaagagatggagggactgaCCCATGAGCTGGACAGGTACCGGCGAGTCAGCAAGAGCCTCCGGCCTGGCATCGCTGGTCGACGCTTCTCAGACCTCCACCTGTGCACCAAGGAGGTGCAGACGGAGCCCGCAGACACCCTGCCACCTGACTACAGGAGCCTGACTCCGCTGGAGCTCAGCGGTAAACTGTATGAGGAGAGCGATGGAGAAGACCCAAATCAAAACGAGGATCTTGACCTTAAGTGCAACTCGCCTCAGCTAACAAGCATTGAAAGCTTGAACCACCAAAACAGTAATGTGAGGCCATTCAGCAAACTTTCACCCAACGGCAAGGACAATCCCCATACCATTAACAGCAAATTGTTAAAGGGTAACTTTGTCCAGAAAGGAGATGTGACGCTTGCACACACCCCAGGGCAGCCCTTACACATCAAGGTAACGCCGGACCATGGACACAACACGGCCACACTGGAGATCAGCAGCCCCACCGCCGACAATGCCACATCCTATACCAGCACCGCAGTTATCCCCACCAGCGGAGTCCCACCAAAACAGAGAATCACCATCATCCCAAACGCTGCCATCTCCCCAGTGGCCAGAACAAAGAGCTCCCTGCCTCCAGAGGGGTTTGGCAGCCCTGAAAGAGCCCTCTCCCCTCTAACTATGACCCCCATCACTGTAAACTCCCCAGACTCCTCCAGGTCAGTGTCACCTGACTACACCGTCTCTCCCATCCAGATGGTAACAGTCAGTACTGGATCGCTTGAATCCAGTGAGGTCATAGGTCAAGCAATGTTTCGTGTGAGCCCGGAGAGGCGGAACGGTTGGCAGATCCAGAGGTCTAACAGCACTGGTCCCAGTGTCATCACCACAGAGGACAACAAGATCCACATCCATCTTGGGAGCCCCTACATCCAGTCTATTAATGGTATAACTCAGAGCCAGTCTGGGGGACCGTACCACACCCCCGGACAGGAACCAAGGACGCCAGTACTGACCAATGGCTGCCACATCAAAGGCGGCAGCAAGATCACCAGTAGCATCACCATAACCCCTGCCAACACCCCTGTCGCACGACCCTCATACATTACAGTAAGTTGCCCTTATGATTGA
- the LOC139546380 gene encoding filamin A-interacting protein 1-like isoform X1 — protein MMAKLANEDAQNRQLRQRLAALSRQLDELEGTRSALKRAEEELQELRDRLSHRGEGCPTTPGLLSEVEQLRRRVVEMEGNDEELIRMGDQCRDLDRKLGRESSQSRSLKAEVDKLNDRISDLDRLEEALGKSRQECSALKGSLEKERASTKQLSGELYTLKVRVRELEVIEGQLERSEGALRLDFAKLRTLTVVLVEERKKMAERVRQTEEKLQEKKDGKLQAERDSVSTATEKLIEESRKALRSKAKLEERIQRVAKDRDELRVRLRAEEDRSGDLQSKVSTMKKRIQVLEVKGGEFCREVKIPLLDNTNHCYQQEENKVKELTQEVDRLSRRLMQNGVVEGELMKAEEDFDSLEMRWFKEQERARALAVELEESRKEVSKYQLAEKKEKNQEHLLLRRLQEEQVKSVLLKREVEALKEKVQWLMGTEESICQVQMDSSTLQKRLTQQEVRNRELAKEMEGLTHELDRYRRVSKSLRPGIAGRRFSDLHLCTKEVQTEPADTLPPDYRSLTPLELSGKLYEESDGEDPNQNEDLDLKCNSPQLTSIESLNHQNSNVRPFSKLSPNGKDNPHTINSKLLKGNFVQKGDVTLAHTPGQPLHIKVTPDHGHNTATLEISSPTADNATSYTSTAVIPTSGVPPKQRITIIPNAAISPVARTKSSLPPEGFGSPERALSPLTMTPITVNSPDSSRSVSPDYTVSPIQMVTVSTGSLESSEVIGQAMFRVSPERRNGWQIQRSNSTGPSVITTEDNKIHIHLGSPYIQSINGITQSQSGGPYHTPGQEPRTPVLTNGCHIKGGSKITSSITITPANTPVARPSYITVSCPYD, from the coding sequence ATGATGGCCAAACTGGCCAATGAGGATGCACAGAACCGACAGCTGCGTCAGCGGTTGGCCGCCCTCAGCCGACAGCTGGATGAGCTGGAGGGGACCAGGAGCGCCCTCAAGAGGGCAGAGGAGGAGCTGCAGGAGCTGAGGGACAGGCTAAGCCATAGGGGAGAAGGGTGCCCAACAACCCCTGGCTTGCTCTCAGAAGTGGAACAGCTaaggaggagagtggtggagatGGAAGGAAACGACGAGGAGCTGATCCGCATGGGAGACCAATGCCGGGACCTAGACCGCAAACTGGGGAGGGAGTCCAGTCAGAGCCGAAGCCTGAAGGCCGAGGTGGACAAGCTGAATGATCGGATCAGTGACCTGGACAGACTGGAGGAGGCTCTGGGAAAAAGCAGGCAGGAGTGCAGTGCTCTGAAGGGAagcctggagaaggagagggccAGCACCAAGCAGCTGTCTGGAGAGCTGTATACCCTCAAGGTGCGGGTGAGGGAACTGGAAGTCATCGAGGGCCAGCTGGAAAGATCAGAGGGGGCGTTAAGACTGGACTTTGCCAAGTTGAGAACACTCACAGTGGTGCTGGTTGAAGAGAGGAAGAAGATGGCCGAGAGAGTCAGGCAAACAGAAGAGAAACTCCAGGAGAAGAAGGATGGGAAACTGCAGGCTGAGCGTGACAGCGTGTCGACAGCCACAGAGAAACTCATTGAGGAGAGCCGCAAGGCACTGAGGTCTAAAGCAAAGCTAGAGGAGAGGATTCAGAGAGTGGCGAAAGACCGGGACGAGCTGCGGGTGAGGCTGAGGGCAGAGGAGGATAGGAGCGGGGATCTGCAGAGCAAAGTTAGCACCATGAAAAAGAGGATTCAGGTCCTGGAGGTCAAAGGGGGGGAGTTCTGTCGAGAAGTCAAGATCCCCCTGCTGGACAACACTAACCACTGCTACCAACAAGAAGAGAATAAAGTCAAAGAACTCACCCAGGAGGTAGACAGACTGAGCAGGAGACTCATGCAGAATGGAGTGGTGGAGGGTGAGCTGATGAAGGCCGAGGAGGACTTTGATTCCCTGGAGATGAGGTGGTTCAAGGAGCAGGAGAGAGCCAGGGCCCTGGCAGTGGAGCTGGAGGAGTCCAGGAAGGAGGTCTCTAAGTACCAGCTGGCAGAGAAGAAGGAGAAAAACCAGGAGCACCTCCTCCTCAGGCGACTTCAGGAGGAGCAGGTCAAGTCTGTCCTCCTCAAAAGGGAGGTGGAGGCTCTCAAGGAGAAGGTCCAGTGGCTAATGGGGACGGAAGAGTCCATCTGTCAAGTGCAAATGGACAGCTCTACCCTGCAGAAGAGGCTGACCCAGCAAGAGGTCAGGAACAGGGAGCTGGCCaaagagatggagggactgaCCCATGAGCTGGACAGGTACCGGCGAGTCAGCAAGAGCCTCCGGCCTGGCATCGCTGGTCGACGCTTCTCAGACCTCCACCTGTGCACCAAGGAGGTGCAGACGGAGCCCGCAGACACCCTGCCACCTGACTACAGGAGCCTGACTCCGCTGGAGCTCAGCGGTAAACTGTATGAGGAGAGCGATGGAGAAGACCCAAATCAAAACGAGGATCTTGACCTTAAGTGCAACTCGCCTCAGCTAACAAGCATTGAAAGCTTGAACCACCAAAACAGTAATGTGAGGCCATTCAGCAAACTTTCACCCAACGGCAAGGACAATCCCCATACCATTAACAGCAAATTGTTAAAGGGTAACTTTGTCCAGAAAGGAGATGTGACGCTTGCACACACCCCAGGGCAGCCCTTACACATCAAGGTAACGCCGGACCATGGACACAACACGGCCACACTGGAGATCAGCAGCCCCACCGCCGACAATGCCACATCCTATACCAGCACCGCAGTTATCCCCACCAGCGGAGTCCCACCAAAACAGAGAATCACCATCATCCCAAACGCTGCCATCTCCCCAGTGGCCAGAACAAAGAGCTCCCTGCCTCCAGAGGGGTTTGGCAGCCCTGAAAGAGCCCTCTCCCCTCTAACTATGACCCCCATCACTGTAAACTCCCCAGACTCCTCCAGGTCAGTGTCACCTGACTACACCGTCTCTCCCATCCAGATGGTAACAGTCAGTACTGGATCGCTTGAATCCAGTGAGGTCATAGGTCAAGCAATGTTTCGTGTGAGCCCGGAGAGGCGGAACGGTTGGCAGATCCAGAGGTCTAACAGCACTGGTCCCAGTGTCATCACCACAGAGGACAACAAGATCCACATCCATCTTGGGAGCCCCTACATCCAGTCTATTAATGGTATAACTCAGAGCCAGTCTGGGGGACCGTACCACACCCCCGGACAGGAACCAAGGACGCCAGTACTGACCAATGGCTGCCACATCAAAGGCGGCAGCAAGATCACCAGTAGCATCACCATAACCCCTGCCAACACCCCTGTCGCACGACCCTCATACATTACAGTAAGTTGCCCTTATGATTGA